The Anabas testudineus chromosome 3, fAnaTes1.2, whole genome shotgun sequence sequence GCCCTACAAAGTGTCGAGGTACAGAAAAGGTTTCAAGCTCATAACGAAAGGTTACGTTTCTCATAAAAACTATTCAATGTCACCCCACATTAAGCTAGCTCCAACTGCAGTAGCTAAGCGAGGCGGCTCGCCGGGCTAGCTGTCTGTAACGTTTGTCATTTCTATTAACGCGGCATGTTCAGTTTCACGGCGGGTGTGAAGCGGACAGTCCTACCTGAGTAGCAGGGTCGTGACCGGGCTAGACTCCGGGTCCCTGTGGCTGACAGTCGGACCAGAGCTCGGAACATGGTGCCGCAGAGAGGCTAACCGTCCTGTACGACCGAGGCAGAGTGGCCGGACACGGAAAACCACGACGGGAGTCACGTGACTGACGGAGATAGCCGAATGATGCTTCGACGGGCACCGAAGTGTGACGTGTCCGCGTGTCAGCCATTACCCTGTGACTGAGACGAGCGTGTGCACGTCACTGAGGGCTGTCAGTGTTTACAGAAGACagagactgaaactgaaaaccacACTGAATATGTTACACGGTAGGAAACCCCTGCAATTAGCCTATTTAAAtagatgtttaaaaatgtccCTTATAATAATATGTTATTATACTATCATACACACCTGACTAATGTATTCTTTGCACCCTTTTATAATAAATACGGTATTGTTATGTGAGTGTGATTATGTCACTATTTGTGTGACCCATGTTGTCAATAAAGTCACTCATTAAAAAAGCAATCTAAACTTATAAAGATCATTAAAGAATATTGCTTCCAACTGCACAATCCAATGCCTTTGCACTGTGCCTCTGCCTCTTCATGACAAACAACCATTTCTTATAAACTCTGCGCCCTTCATTTGTGAGTTGCAGGATGCAAgtcaaaatgaattgaatttttaCAGACTTCAGAAAGCTCCTCCAGAGCCACACAAGTTAATAAACAACTGTTTTTACagactgtacagtactgtgtagTAGATGAGTACACCCTTTAACACTTTTACCCAACTAAAACCAGAACATGCAGTAGTAATGATCTACCAGCAGAAGGGGCACTTGGTTTAAAAACATACTCTTCGACCCTCAGCGAGCAGCAACATGAGCTCGTTTCATTTCCTGACTTAGCAGTAAATATATTCTTATGAGAAGAGCAGGTGAGGAGCAGATGAAATGACAGATGCAATTCCAAAGCATGACATTGCTgtgttatgtatgtatgttattttgtatttaaccAAACACAAGtaatacaaatatacagtatgtagaggTCTTTTGAATGTTACTAAGATGGATGATATTATCTAtcccttttattttatttcatgtataTGCATTAGCATGATATACGTGTAATGGATGTAACCAAGGTATGGAGGATTAACCTGTCGTGTGTATCTGTTGTTGATTcaagtttgtgtatgtgtgtgtgtgtgtgtgttcttagtGACGTGGTAAACTCTAATCCGCCCTAAGCCCAGGGCACCACAGTAGATGTCCATTAGTTTAATGTGCTGCTGCACTTcttccctcctctgcctctccctgtctctttctttccctgtcTGCTGAGTATTTTCTTCCAATGCCCGACACACACTTGGCCATTTAGCTCCAGGTTCAGAGCGTCTTAACCAGTAGTTAGGATAAGCTCTCTGACCTTTGTTCAGTCTGCAGAACAGCAAATTGGACAAATGTGGTATAACTTTGCACAAGTTGAATAAAGCTACTGCAACTCTAACCtctattattttttgttatgtatatgtatgagCTGTGTTGAATACAGAGATTCTGCATTCTTCTTCACAAATCCCAGcaagtactttttaaaaagcaatgtCTCATTTGCCCTACCTTCCCATCTTCAGCTTTCTTTCACTTCACCAGCACATTGACATGTAGATGCAAAATGCTCCATTCTATCAATAATATTCATTTGTTGGTCATTATACACGCACATAGTGCTTTCGAGGTCCCAAGTGTAGTAGTTACATCATAAAGGAAATGCATCACAGAGCTTGCCTTCACATAGTTGTTGCTATTTGGGCTGATTCTGGGGGATTTGAGGCTAAATCTGCTGCAAGAATCACCACAAATGATATTGCGTAATGACATAAAGGGTAAAAATCAAGTGTTCAAAAGAACAACTCACCTGGTCAGTTTGAATGATGGAGAATCATTACAGTtcaatataaagaaataaacctgCTGACGTTTTGGCATTTAACACTATATTACACCATGGCTGCAAACATTTGACTCACTATATTAACTGTGTCAGTGTTCCGgtgtcacacaaacagaaaggaaacacagTTTGTTCCTACAGTTATGATGGTTTTATTGGCATCTTCCAAGGTATTATATTACAGTAATGGTCACAGTCTGGAAAGGTATAGagacatgaaacaaaaagagTGGCACTATTGCAGATAAAAATGGGCCTTTTCTCTATGTGTGGCATACAGATGTAGCATGCAGTTGCCATGTTAGAATATTTCTGCCTAGAGAAATGAATTATTCAGTGTCTTCTAGCAGCAGATGGACATGCATAACACACATAATGCGTCACATGGTATTGCTAGGGTTGAATCATGGGTGAAGCAGTCTGGCTTTGTACATGAAGAGGTTGTTGGCCCCTCTGTAATTCTGCCTTAGAGTCGGATTGGTTGCTCGGACTCCAGCTCCTTTCATTATCACAATATTAGCTAATATAGTCaactaataatactaaaaaaTATGTCTGAAGAGTCCCATCAATAATGCTATCCAGACCACAGACAAATGGATTGTTTGACACATACACTGAGCTATCTGATACACACATGAATCAGTTGTTATGAATTACTATTAAAAATTTCAGCGCTTGTTATTCAATGGTTGGATTTAGCTCCCTGAGGAAAATGTTTCTACTACAATCAATGGCATCAAATTGTTTCAATCCTGCTCCGTCAGAAAAGTTGGTGAAATACTGGCGCACTAACAGCCATGAGCACATAACCTCCTTTCTTATCCAAATGACTCAACTACAAACAACGGCTTAACTGAGTATCCCGCTTTTAATAAGACATGAGTGGCTGCACATCTACATTAAAATAGCATTGTATTTAAACAGTGGCCTTAGTTTACAAGCTGCGAGGGCTGTATGTTCACTATATTCACGGCAAATCACTGTGGCCTAATCATGACGCATCACAATATTCTAGCTCATGAATACACAGTGTGTCTCACATAAACAACACCAGATGTAAATTGACATGGGAAGAGGATATCTTGGAACAAGGTGtacgtacagtatatattatacacacagacttaaaaaaaaggGTGATGAAGAAAAGAGGACAAGTGATCCAACTCAATGAAGCCATTGAAGAAGCACTATGTACAGTGTGGAGAGAGTATGAGTGGATGTTGTGTAACCAAGCTATTATTTCTTAACAAAATTAGATTAGCgacaacacagaacaacactgaCAATAAGGGGAGGATAGAGGGAAGTGATGGACTGGAAAGACTGAAAGGGGGCCAGAGGAAAGTGtgatatgtgcatgtgtgcaaacTTCTACAAGTATCACAAGAAAGCATGACTTTGCAGCGCCTGCTGTCGAGCAAAAGAGGCGGATTCCGGGTGTTGGTGTTGGGGGCTGGACAGGGTTTAGTTGGATCTGTTATTTTTAGGTTGCCTGGGGTTAAAAGGGGATCAAAGCACTTTTTCTTGCAGTTTAGCCACTGCCCAACATCTTTGTGGCACGCTGGTTGGCCTCATCAATCCTGGTCTTGTTGGAATCAGCCTGAAAGAGAGAAGCACTCGCTGTATGTATGAACTAATTGGAAAAGTGGACAGTTTGAATCTTTAAAGGTTTCACGTATGGCGATTCTCTATTGGCACATGCATCAGATTTCCTCCATTAGTGTGTCAAACCCAGGCATAAGCTGCTCAGCACAGCTGCATCTGCTGTGCCTAATGCTATGTGCATGTGAACCACACTAAATTTCAGCATAATTCTACcttcttttccacttttattaCCTTTCATTAACGTACTTTACCTACATGTCTGCACATTTTTGACCTTATAGTGCAGTGCCGTTCTCTACAAATAGTGCGACCTCAAACTCCTATTAAAATTCACAGTTCCTTATAGCAATGCTGTTTGTACAGTACCTTCTCCATGATCCTATCGATCTGGCGATTCTGGGTGTCGATCTCCTGGCCCATGTCCAGGGCCATGTGACGCAAATTTCCAATGATGCTGCCCACCTGCTCCAGGTTCTCATCCATCTCATTCTCCCGAGCGTCATTTGTTACCCTGgagaaaacaggaggaggaagtgaggcCAATTATTGgccaaacattattttaataaaatgaattccTTAACAAATCCATTAAATTCAACAAAATACTATATAATACTACAATACCAAAAAAATACTATAATACCAAAAAGTAGTCATAGTAATAATCAATTCCAGGATAATGTTAAATCATATTACATcattataaatgtaaacataaattTAAACGTTCGAAATACACGCAaacaagaggcagagaggagcacATGCAAACcagcacctacacacacacatcacatacgCTTACCTGCGAATGAAGCCCCCGCTGATGGCCATCTGTTCACGCTCGTCCACAACTCGAGCCCCCGGCTGGCTGTTTACCACTCCATCCTGGTTCCCACCCCAGGCCTGGCCCCCACCCTTAATCCTACCAGACAAACATTTTAGTCAGGGCAAGTGTAACAGTTATACtgaatgcttgtgtgtgtaggtaAAGTTTTGGTTTGTGTatctatgtgtatgtgcacatatacactgtatatacagtatgtatgtgtacgTGCGCAAaggagtgtgaatgtgtttttgcatgtctGTGTAAGTCCACATTTTCTGGTGGTTTACTATGaaagcatgtttaaaatgtattgcaTAATATACTTTCAAGCCAATTAGTTCGCTAAAAGCAACATCATAGCCACATATGATAAAGTTGCATACATGCATTTGCAGCCTGTTAGTGAATAATTGATCTAACATGCAGATCAATTGAATCTGAGGACGGTAAGCTCACATGCGGCTTGTGTTAGAAGGTATTTAAGAATCAGAAAAAAACTTCTCCCACAAGCACATCcagagaagcacaaacacagaacacagtgaCCAGACTCCAGACAGAGGACACAAACACTCACGTACATAGAAACATGCAGAGTGAGACGACATGCAAGGCAGAAAAATGGTACACATTTGACAGGGGAAGGGAAAACATGTAGAGGAACAGGATCAGATACATGCTGTATCTATTGAAAGAAAGCCAAACAGTTAGATCCATTATGAAAAATcaatccaaaacaaacaaacaaaaaaaagtgaatggTGATCATTCTGCATGCATGACTATATTTTGCATAATGTGAACTGTGATCAGCCCTTCATTTCATCTGGATGGATAGATCAGTAGGATTATACACTGTCAAATAGTCAAATAAGcaaatgtatttctttgtgtctgtttaattATGTTTGGAGTACTTCACAGTTACAGAAGGTCACCACTGATGACAACACAGTGAGTAGTTTATGCTATTTTATCAATGACTGTATGTCACAGTGTTGTCTTGAGGTGGTAAATTACACCCTCCAGACAGTTTAACAACAAAGAATAGTGTTTCTTATGTTATTTGACTCAGGGCTGCCATGTAAAGAGTCTAGAACAGATGATGCCCATGACAAAACCACAGGATTACATAACAGGTGCTTTATGACAGGGAGGACCAAAGAGCTATAGAACAGACAAGATCTGGACTCAAAATAATCCCATATGGACGCGAACCCAGAATGGACCAAATTGAGTAAACCCTTCACATAAGACAACAAAAGGTTCAGTCCCAAAGTTAGGTGGCTGCTGTGGTGCAAATGAAGCACATTAGATACACAAGTTACCATCAAGATCCTGTTTATCCCTGACATAGAAAAAAGAGTTGTCTGTTGGTAAAGTGTCAATGGCTGTACTGTTTTTAATGTCCAGAACTGCCATAAAACTTTCATAATACAAAGTGAAAGTCAAACTGTTTTGGTACAGTTTAAATTTTTCCtcaatgaacaaaaacatattttaaacccatacatacatttataaatagTGTCTTGCATCGTCTGCAtttggtaataataataaggcaTCAGTCAGTTCCTGCAAACCCCccaaacaaaaagcaatatAGCAATTTATTTCTTCACTTGTCAACCACTTGTGTTTTCTATAGCTCTGAGATAGGCGACTGCATTCAGTACATGTACTGGTCCCAGAGTATAGTGTGCACAGACATGACTCAGTGGCCATGTTTTGGCTGTGGAGGAACACATCACACAGGAGTTTGGCAAAACTGGCATTAGAGATCCAATTTcattgaaaatatttcaaagcaCAGGGTAATTTTGTAGGGTAATaccattttaatgttaaaactgtCAGAGTGAGTCAGGGAAGGATGTTTGCCTAACTCATGCATGATATTTCAATATGTAGGACAGCcctgagggaggagagggaagggCCAGCTGAGGCTCCGTTAGTTGCAACCTGTTATCTCAGGTTCATGTGCCACATTTGAAGGaataacaaaatccacctaCCAGCTCAACTAAATTTCACTTAACTAAAGAAATAGTAATAAAATGAGTAATAATGTAATAGCCTGAAATGAATTGTCATGTAAGATAAATCATAATGAATGCCTTTGATCTCATAAAGTCAAAAACTGATCAAGACTAAAATGAGATCAAATTGTTTGAATAAACTGCAAAAGTAAGAATATTAGCAATGTTTTGAATGGACACAAAATGGAAAGTTGAATACAGAAGGCAACTAGTTGATTTGTTCTTTGGTTGAACTTTGTACAGTACACAGCATGATGCATCATGCTGCAGGGTGTTAGGATGGTGCTCGAGTGGGTTTCAAGGGGAGGATGGTCTGCTGTGGCCCAGatctctgctgatgctgctacCTGCTGGAAAAGAATCTCTCATCCAATGTGGAATGAAGGGCTTTTGATGAACAGCCACGAAGGCTGGAGAGCAATAACAGTGGCATTGGACCCGTtgttgcacatgtgtgtgttgtttatgcATGCACGCAATCTTACACTCGCCCAGTCTCAACTTAAGCAAACACATCCACGCCGCATGCAGTGCTGGTGCCTGTTCAGAGAGGGTGTTCTTGTGGCTATAGACCTGACCGCT is a genomic window containing:
- the LOC113174860 gene encoding synaptosomal-associated protein 25-B isoform X2, translated to MADEADMRNELSDLQTRADQIADESLESTRRMLALVEESKDAGIRTLVMLDEQGEQLDRVEEGMNKVNADLKEAEKDLKDLGQCCGLICPCIKKIKGGGQAWGGNQDGVVNSQPGARVVDEREQMAISGGFIRRVTNDARENEMDENLEQVGSIIGNLRHMALDMGQEIDTQNRQIDRIMEKADSNKTRIDEANQRATKMLGSG
- the LOC113174860 gene encoding synaptosomal-associated protein 25-B isoform X1; amino-acid sequence: MADEADMRNELSDLQTRADQIADESLESTRRMLALVEESKDAGIRTLVMLDEQGEQLERIEEGMDQINKDMKDAEKNLNNLGQFCGLCSCPCNKIKGGGQAWGGNQDGVVNSQPGARVVDEREQMAISGGFIRRVTNDARENEMDENLEQVGSIIGNLRHMALDMGQEIDTQNRQIDRIMEKADSNKTRIDEANQRATKMLGSG